The Paraburkholderia dioscoreae DNA window AACAGGCCGGGTGACCATATGGCATCGCGCAAGTTGCTGGCCCGCGCCGCCTTGCCAACGATCGCGCAAGCAGCGGCACCGGGTTTCGATCTGAAGGAATTCGAGGCCGCCACACGCGAACTGGTCTGAACCGATCTGAATCTGATTCGAACGAGGCTGCGAGCGCGCAACGACATGGCGGATCAACGTCACATGCTGGAGCGTCGATGAGAGCCTTCACACGGGCCTTTGCAGCTTCGTGTTTGCCTATCGCGCTCGCGCATGCCGGCGCGCCTATGGCCGGCGGCGCGGCGTGGGATCAAGCCATCCGTTGCGCCACCGGCGATGCGGGCCACTATGAAGTGATCGAGTTTGTCGATCGAACCACCCTTGTCCCCGATGGACATCTGATCATGCGTATCGACGTGCCGCAGGCAAGCTGTTATCCCTCGTGCCGGCGCGAACAAGTCGACAGCCATCTGTACCGGATCGAAGATCCTGCCGGTGATGAACTCACACACCCGTCGCTGCATGACGACGATGCGACCGATCCGGCCCACGTGCCCTCAGTTGCGTTACAGCAGATCGATGCGGCTACGCTGCAACTCGCGGTTCGGACCCGAGGCCGTGCGCACGCCTGGTCCGTCGAGGCTGACAAAGCCAAGCGCATGGTGACAACGCAGAAGGAGACGACCGCCAGCGGCGGCCTGGCCTATAACGATCCGTTTTTTGTCGTGTTCAACCATGCCGCTCTTCCGACATTGGTCATCACACTGGCAGCTGCCAAAGTCGAACTCGGCCCAAGCGAATTGGACCTGAATCAGTTGCCTTCGTGGCTGGTCGAGCCGATCGCGCCACAGCAACTAGGTGCGTCTACGGTTTATACGCTGAGGATCGTCGGCGGCCCCGGTTGCATATCAGGCAACTGAGCATTCGGTCGGACCAGCGAGCGATTCGATCCTCGATCTGGCCGAGCCGCCATCGATGGACTCAGTTGATGCCCTGTTTGTCATTCGATTACGCAGAATGAAGCGCAAGCCTGAGTTCATTTAGCGTACGCCCAAACTTTTCAACAATCTCGTCGATTTCCGACGGCGAACTAATCAGCGGCGGGCACAGCGCAATCGTGTCATGAACGCCGCGAACGATCATCCCATTCGCGTGTGCTCTACCCAGGAACTCCCGGCCTAACCTACCTTTCTCCGCAAACGCAACTTTCTCAGCTTTATCCAGAACCAGTTCAACCCCAGCGATAAGACCAACTCCACGGACTTCGCCGACCATTGGATGATCGATCAACGAAGACAAGGCACTGTGCAGACGGTGACCCATCTCGCGAGCGTGCACGACCAAACCATCCTCTTCAATAATCCGAATGTTTTCAAGCGCAACAGCGCAAGCAACCGGATGGCCACCACCTGTGAGGCCGTGTCCGAAGGTACCAAAATCGTGCGACTGCTGTGCGATCGGTTGAAATACCTTGTCACTCACCAATACCGCCGCAATAGGTTGATACGAGGAAGACAGTTGCTTCGAGAGAACCATCACATCGGGCTTGATTCCAAATGTTTCACAACCGAACATGTTTCCGGTCCGCCCAAAGCCGCAAATGACCTCATCGGCTACCACGAGAACATCATGTCTCTGGCAAACCCTCTGGATTTTTTCCCAATAAGTCTTCGGTGGGACAAAAACGCCACCGGCCCCCATCAAGGGTTCGCCGTAGAAAGCAGCGATCGTGTGCGGCCCTTCTTTC harbors:
- a CDS encoding aspartate aminotransferase family protein, whose translation is MNKPISALSKADIAYQFHPYTNARLHEQIGPLVITHGEGVYVFDEHGRRYIEAMSGLWSVGLGFSNERLIRAAETQLRTLPFYHLFSHKSHAPGTLLAEKLIELAPVSMSKVFFTNSGSEANDTVVKMIWYRNNALGMPEKKKIISRLGGYHGVTVVSSSLTGLQGNHRGFDIPLPGFLHVSYPHQYRFGLTGETEEQYADRLAAELESLIQKEGPHTIAAFYGEPLMGAGGVFVPPKTYWEKIQRVCQRHDVLVVADEVICGFGRTGNMFGCETFGIKPDVMVLSKQLSSSYQPIAAVLVSDKVFQPIAQQSHDFGTFGHGLTGGGHPVACAVALENIRIIEEDGLVVHAREMGHRLHSALSSLIDHPMVGEVRGVGLIAGVELVLDKAEKVAFAEKGRLGREFLGRAHANGMIVRGVHDTIALCPPLISSPSEIDEIVEKFGRTLNELRLALHSA